Proteins from a genomic interval of Nasonia vitripennis strain AsymCx chromosome 3, Nvit_psr_1.1, whole genome shotgun sequence:
- the LOC100677796 gene encoding glutamate receptor U1-like yields MLLSTAVFLPILALLLTIDSLEVVGDIEYDEYKEYVLLVSDVQEHYKASSVILIYAGDDESIHTTTLMMRLTREFSSKFVLSLTLNYTDLTHHYDHYRTRIVRPLFVVFLNSASEIRMFQKVTRRSEISYPFWLVIFAKPTLRICYEPTENYFNVAFDTEMMVKCHGDPILREWYSLKEDSITVHDLAHWDLIGRLQPKTTKSLYERRHTLAGKNLRIATVKDSPFIAAQQGPLSGLFATILQELSSTLNFSMTIAYKEVSYGIYNESTGGWTGGIGRLARKDVDLGVAEFTMTAQRLDSVDFTLPIMLSRNQLYMRQPDGSALQWSAYFRVYTIDSWIALQGMTALTWLVITYMRLLIREKPIPPNHFSENYLSIWGIYCQQGLPEFPSASPMRIAYFTILVSAVILLAVYSACLISYLTVTSPSLPFSNLDEFAKDGTYKLIAFQQSADYDLFATSKDLVLKRMMKQMLNREYLPRTMMAGFRKACENKIAFYATEAVKTQISARIPCDLVYLESGRIDSLGMTLTKRSQYTGVINYHLQKFKDVGIMNRLRSRVYMKVTPSDNKYNPVNVRGIVTILLIIGIGVVVSIIILIVEILIYRLHKGRENQKLMSTCKNQIVVTKNALISRENKIAIYR; encoded by the exons ATGTTGCTCTCTACAGCGGTGTTTTTACCAATCTTGGCTCTTTTGCTAACGATCGATAGTTTGGAAGTCGTCGGTGACATCGAGTACGACGAGTACAAGGAGTACGTCCTGCTGGTCTCGGACGTCCAGGAACATTACAAGGCTTCCAGTGTTATCCTCATCTACGCCGGTGACGACGAGA GCATCCACACAACGACGCTGATGATGCGCCTGACCCGCGAGTTCTCCTCCAAGTTCGTCCTCTCCCTGACTCTGAACTACACCGACCTGACCCATCACTACGACCACTACCGTACCCGGATAGTGCGTCCTTTATTCGTCGTCTTCCTCAACTCAGCCTCGGAGATCCGCATGTTCCAGAAGGTGACCCGCCGCTCCGAGATATCCTATCCGTTCTGGCTGGTGATCTTCGCCAAGCCGACGCTGCGCATCTGCTACGAGCCCACCGAGAACTACTTCAACGTCGCCTTCGACACGGAGATGATGGTCAAGTGTCACGGTGACCCGATCCTCAGGGAGTGGTACTCGCTCAAGGAGGACAGCATCACGGTTCACGATCTGGCCCACTGGGACCTCATCGGCAGGCTGCAACCGAAGACTACCAAGTCTCTTTACGAAAGAAGACATACCCTGGCTGGAAAGAACCTACGCATCGCCACGGTCAAG GATTCCCCGTTCATAGCAGCTCAACAGGGTCCGCTGAGCGGACTCTTCGCCACGATTCTGCAAGAACTGAGCTCGACCCTGAACTTCTCGATGACGATCGCTTACAAGGAAGTCAGTTACGGGATCTACAACGAATCGACCGGGGGGTGGACTGGTGGGATCGGAAGACTCGCCAGGAAGGACGTGGACCTTGGCGTCGCCGAGTTTACCATGACAGCTCAGAGACTGGACAGCGTGGATTTCACCCTGCCGATCATGCTCTCGAGGAATCAGCTCTACATGAGGCAACCAGATGGCTCTGCGCTTCAGTGGTCGGCTTATTTCAGG GTCTACACGATCGACAGCTGGATCGCGCTGCAGGGGATGACTGCACTGACGTGGCTCGTAATCACGTACATGAGGCTGTTGATAAGGGAGAAACCCATACCGCCTAATCACTTTTCCGAAAATTATCTCTCCATCTGGGGAATATACTGCCAACAGGGTCTACCAG AGTTTCCGAGCGCATCTCCCATGAGGATAGCCTACTTCACGATTCTCGTCTCGGCCGTTATCTTGCTGGCTGTTTACTCGGCTTGTCTGATTAGCTACCTCACCGTCACCAGTCCAAGTCTGCCGTTTTCCAATCTTGACGAATTCGCCAAAGACGGAACTTACAAGCTGATCGCCTTTCAGCAAAGCGCCGATTACGATCTGTTCGCG ACTTCGAAAGACTTAGTACTAAAGCGGATGATGAAGCAGATGCTCAATCGCGAATATCTACCCCGAACCATGATGGCTGGCTTCAGGAAG gctTGCGAGAACAAGATCGCGTTCTACGCGACCGAAGCCGTGAAGACTCAAATCAGCGCGCGAATCCCCTGCGACTTGGTTTATCTGGAGTCGGGGAGGATCGATAGCCTGGGTATGACGTTGACGAAGAGGAGCCAGTACACGGGTGTGATTAACTATCA TCTGCAGAAATTCAAAGACGTCGGCATAATGAACCGACTGCGCTCTCGAGTCTACATGAAGGTCACCCCTTCGGACAACAAGTACAATCCGGTGAATGTACGCGGCATCGTGACGATATTGCTGATAATTGGGATCGGTGTCGTCGTCAGTATTATCATACTTATTGTCGAGATACTGATCTATCGTCTTCACAAAGGCAGGGAAAACCAGAAGCTCATGTCCACATGCAAGAACCAGATCGTCGTCACCAAGAATGCACTGATCAGTCGTGAGAATAAAATCGCTATATATAGATAA
- the LOC103317439 gene encoding glutamate receptor ionotropic, kainate 2 isoform X1, translating into MLKLLCRQATFVLLFSIGNRALEIDPEDYVPFLSDVQEYYKSSGIIFLYDDDSDYFQTLTSLGIFFKLLSDRGILSQAIRFSKIREKYDLSRNVQNLFVVFMTSRRNFDNFCLATWDHDMSYHTWLVIFADSVEAEVKEICLKPSGNPFHLVFNSRMIVRCHNEDWIRKWYSLQENQTEVLDLAKWNRKLGISYKNKNYYESRYDLMGKTIRIATHTFMTSSTNGKMSGFLEDILQELENFMNFTVARVREEDAFGKWDNEAHRWTGLIGSLTNREVDLVVAPITINKFRLRFIDFTMPLLLSKNRIYIKQPDGARVQWSAYFKAFSISSWSFIALVLIAASLMTALIRLIVHETKVLQLSLNYLLENFIRVWGIYCQQGIPEFPSSTSLRLAYFTMLLLTLIIWAIYSASITSYLTFLSPSLPFSDTEGFVRDGSYKLIVLQNSSDQDIILSGLDPILATFQPLLKDLDELPKNPHSGFLQVCNERVGFYASEAVLKGVSGYIPCTLTYIETGQFECLALALRKRSPYITSINYNLRKLEDNGVVKKLNNWYFHKVDNAVESTHSPIGIWGVAPLLTIFATGLALSSLVLLLECLCLPNGKVAHETKNRQRVFYPK; encoded by the exons ATGTTGAAATTACTCTGTCGACAAGCCACCTTCGTACTGTTGTTCTCCATCGGAAATAGGGCATTGGAAATCGATCCCGAAGACTACGTACCTTTTTTGTCGGACGTGCAGGAGTACTACAAGTCTTCTGGGATAATTTTCCTCTACGACGATGACTCAGACT ACTTCCAAACGCTGACCAGTCTGGGCATCTTCTTCAAACTTCTCTCCGATCGTGGTATCCTATCCCAAGCGATACGCTTCTCCAAGATCCGCGAGAAGTACGACCTGTCCCGCAACGTTCAGAATCTCTTCGTCGTCTTCATGACCTCCAGAAGGAACTTCGACAACTTCTGCCTGGCCACTTGGGATCACGACATGTCCTACCACACGTGGCTCGTAATATTCGCCGATTCAGTGGAAGCCGAGGTCAAAGAGATATGCCTTAAGCCTTCCGGCAATCCTTTTCACTTAGTCTTCAATTCGCGAATGATAGTACGATGTCACAACGAAGACTGGATCAGGAAGTGGTACTCGCTACAAGAGAATCAGACGGAAGTTCTCGACCTGGCCAAGTGGAACAGGAAGCTCGGCATCAGTTACAAGAACAAGAACTACTACGAGAGCAGATACGATCTCATGGGAAAGACCATCAGGATTGCAACG CATACGTTCATGACGTCGAGTACGAACGGTAAAATGAGCGGCTTTCTGGAGGACATCCTGCAAGAGCTGGAGAACTTCATGAACTTCACTGTGGCTCGCGTTCGCGAAGAAGACGCCTTTGGAAAATGGGACAACGAAGCGCATCGATGGACGGGTCTCATTGGATCTCTGACCAATCGCGAAGTCGATCTCGTCGTCGCGCCGATTACCATCAACAAATTTAGGTTGAGGTTCATTGACTTCACGATGCCACTTTTACTCTCAAAGAATCGGATTTACATAAAGCAACCCGACGGTGCCAGGGTACAGTGGTCTGCGTACTTTAAG GCATTTAGCATATCTTCGTGGTCTTTTATTGCTCTGGTACTAATTGCCGCGTCTCTGATGACGGCGCTTATCAGACTCATAGTTCACGAGACGAAAGTTTTGCAACTgtctttgaattatttattggaGAATTTTATCCGCGTTTGGGGCATCTACTGTCAGCAAGGAATACCAG agTTCCCGTCTTCAACTTCACTACGACTGGCCTACTTTACAATGCTGCTGCTCACACTAATCATTTGGGCTATCTATTCAGCTTCAATCACGAGCTATCTCACCTTTCTATCGCCCAGTTTGCCTTTTTCCGATACCGAAGGCTTTGTCAGAGATGGATCTTATAAATTGATCGTCCTTCAGAATAGTAGCGATCAAGACATTATCTTG TCAGGCTTGGACCCTATCTTGGCAACGTTTCAACCGTTGCTGAAAGATCTCGACGAGTTGCCAAAAAATCCTCATTCTGGATTTCTCCAG GTCTGCAACGAAAGAGTTGGATTTTACGCTAGTGAAGCAGTCCTCAAAGGGGTGAGTGGCTACATACCGTGTACCTTGACTTACATAGAAACTGGCCAGTTCGAGTGTTTGGCATTGGCTTTGAGAAAACGGAGTCCCTACATCACGTCGATCAACTACAA CTTGCGAAAATTGGAGGACAACGGCGTGGTTAAAAAGTTGAACAACTGGTATTTTCACAAAGTGGACAATGCGGTCGAATCGACTCATTCGCCGATCGGTATCTGGGGAGTGGCACCGCTGCTGACGATTTTCGCAACTGGATTGGCTCTGTCGAGTCTCGTCCTGCTCCTGGAATGCCTGTGTCTTCCGAACGGCAAAGTGGCCCATGAGACGAAAAATCGACAGCGTGTCTTTTACCCTAAGTGA
- the LOC103317439 gene encoding glutamate receptor ionotropic, kainate 5 isoform X2, producing the protein MLKLLCRQATFVLLFSIGNRALEIDPEDYVPFLSDVQEYYKSSGIIFLYDDDSDYFQTLTSLGIFFKLLSDRGILSQAIRFSKIREKYDLSRNVQNLFVVFMTSRRNFDNFCLATWDHDMSYHTWLVIFADSVEAEVKEICLKPSGNPFHLVFNSRMIVRCHNEDWIRKWYSLQENQTEVLDLAKWNRKLGISYKNKNYYESRYDLMGKTIRIATHTFMTSSTNGKMSGFLEDILQELENFMNFTVARVREEDAFGKWDNEAHRWTGLIGSLTNREVDLVVAPITINKFRLRFIDFTMPLLLSKNRIYIKQPDGARVQWSAYFKAFSISSWSFIALVLIAASLMTALIRLIVHETKVLQLSLNYLLENFIRVWGIYCQQGIPEFPSSTSLRLAYFTMLLLTLIIWAIYSASITSYLTFLSPSLPFSDTEGFVRDGSYKLIVLQNSSDQDIILSGLDPILATFQPLLKDLDELPKNPHSGFLQVCNERVGFYASEAVLKGVSGYIPCTLTYIETGQFECLALALRKRSPYITSINYKQLAKIGGQRRG; encoded by the exons ATGTTGAAATTACTCTGTCGACAAGCCACCTTCGTACTGTTGTTCTCCATCGGAAATAGGGCATTGGAAATCGATCCCGAAGACTACGTACCTTTTTTGTCGGACGTGCAGGAGTACTACAAGTCTTCTGGGATAATTTTCCTCTACGACGATGACTCAGACT ACTTCCAAACGCTGACCAGTCTGGGCATCTTCTTCAAACTTCTCTCCGATCGTGGTATCCTATCCCAAGCGATACGCTTCTCCAAGATCCGCGAGAAGTACGACCTGTCCCGCAACGTTCAGAATCTCTTCGTCGTCTTCATGACCTCCAGAAGGAACTTCGACAACTTCTGCCTGGCCACTTGGGATCACGACATGTCCTACCACACGTGGCTCGTAATATTCGCCGATTCAGTGGAAGCCGAGGTCAAAGAGATATGCCTTAAGCCTTCCGGCAATCCTTTTCACTTAGTCTTCAATTCGCGAATGATAGTACGATGTCACAACGAAGACTGGATCAGGAAGTGGTACTCGCTACAAGAGAATCAGACGGAAGTTCTCGACCTGGCCAAGTGGAACAGGAAGCTCGGCATCAGTTACAAGAACAAGAACTACTACGAGAGCAGATACGATCTCATGGGAAAGACCATCAGGATTGCAACG CATACGTTCATGACGTCGAGTACGAACGGTAAAATGAGCGGCTTTCTGGAGGACATCCTGCAAGAGCTGGAGAACTTCATGAACTTCACTGTGGCTCGCGTTCGCGAAGAAGACGCCTTTGGAAAATGGGACAACGAAGCGCATCGATGGACGGGTCTCATTGGATCTCTGACCAATCGCGAAGTCGATCTCGTCGTCGCGCCGATTACCATCAACAAATTTAGGTTGAGGTTCATTGACTTCACGATGCCACTTTTACTCTCAAAGAATCGGATTTACATAAAGCAACCCGACGGTGCCAGGGTACAGTGGTCTGCGTACTTTAAG GCATTTAGCATATCTTCGTGGTCTTTTATTGCTCTGGTACTAATTGCCGCGTCTCTGATGACGGCGCTTATCAGACTCATAGTTCACGAGACGAAAGTTTTGCAACTgtctttgaattatttattggaGAATTTTATCCGCGTTTGGGGCATCTACTGTCAGCAAGGAATACCAG agTTCCCGTCTTCAACTTCACTACGACTGGCCTACTTTACAATGCTGCTGCTCACACTAATCATTTGGGCTATCTATTCAGCTTCAATCACGAGCTATCTCACCTTTCTATCGCCCAGTTTGCCTTTTTCCGATACCGAAGGCTTTGTCAGAGATGGATCTTATAAATTGATCGTCCTTCAGAATAGTAGCGATCAAGACATTATCTTG TCAGGCTTGGACCCTATCTTGGCAACGTTTCAACCGTTGCTGAAAGATCTCGACGAGTTGCCAAAAAATCCTCATTCTGGATTTCTCCAG GTCTGCAACGAAAGAGTTGGATTTTACGCTAGTGAAGCAGTCCTCAAAGGGGTGAGTGGCTACATACCGTGTACCTTGACTTACATAGAAACTGGCCAGTTCGAGTGTTTGGCATTGGCTTTGAGAAAACGGAGTCCCTACATCACGTCGATCAACTACAAGCAA CTTGCGAAAATTGGAGGACAACGGCGTGGTTAA